Proteins encoded in a region of the Capra hircus breed San Clemente chromosome 3, ASM170441v1, whole genome shotgun sequence genome:
- the C3H1orf216 gene encoding UPF0500 protein C1orf216 homolog: MFAIQQGVAEGGQFLGGPPPGVCPPELQPDSNSNFMSAKDANENWHGMPGQVEPVLLRSSSELPSDNQDFQAPGLPEGEIRSPPEGAEIPGAGPEKTGGASTVCSPLEDNGYASSSLSVDSPSRSPESACGTPPGPPGHLLPSVAQAVQQLQAQERYKEQEKEKHHAHLVMYRRLALLQWIRGLQHQLVDQQARLQESFDTILDNRKELIRCLQQRAVPSRRQDQD; the protein is encoded by the coding sequence ATGTTCGCCATCCAGCAAGGGGTAGCTGAGGGGGGTCAGTTCCTGGGGGGCCCGCCTCCTGGAGTATGTCCACCCGAACTTCAACCAGACAGCAACTCCAACTTCATGAGTGCCAAGGACGCCAATGAGAATTGGCACGGGATGCCAGGCCAAGTGGAGCCCGTACTATTGAGGAGCTCCTCCGAGTTGCCCTCTGACAACCAGGATTTCCAGGCTCCTGGACTCCCTGAGGGGGAGATCCGCAGCCCACCGGAGGGGGCAGAGATTCCTGGAGCTGGGCCTGAGAAGACGGGTGGTGCCAGCACAGTCTGCTCCCCGCTGGAGGACAATGGCTATGCCAGCAGCTCCCTGAGCGTTGACAGCCCTAGCCGCAGCCCTGAGTCTGCCTGTGGGACGCCTCCTGGCCCTCCAGGCCACCTTCTGCCCTCGGTGGCCCAGGCCGTGCAGCAGCTGCAGGCTCAGGAGCGCTACAAAGAGCAGGAGAAGGAGAAGCACCACGCGCACTTGGTGATGTACCGCCGCCTGGCCCTGCTCCAGTGGATCCGGGGCCTGCAGCACCAGTTGGTCGACCAGCAGGCCCGTCTGCAGGAGAGCTTTGACACCATTCTAGATAACCGGAAGGAGCTTATCCGCTGTCTCCAACAGAGGGCAGTACCATCCAGGCGCCAGGACCAAGACTAA